A genomic region of Micropterus dolomieu isolate WLL.071019.BEF.003 ecotype Adirondacks linkage group LG11, ASM2129224v1, whole genome shotgun sequence contains the following coding sequences:
- the dnaaf2 gene encoding protein kintoun: MEVGDKLKELNMSVEEMERLTKAFKDEKFRKLLRDYAQELADPENKKRYEEEIKLLEQERGNTIEFVHPEPFKALKTSVNGKQKCFINICANEKVGKPENKWGVSEDGRRGQCWSLPHSLHPGRQDTDAKGNKTVVYDVIFHPDTLYIASKNTRFMDMVDSTAIQGIQKAFKVTLDNNNVSQMRTKYKGIPQPCVIRKPIPGYKTKELSEEPDPLAFPYPDDRGPTASLQTKPTETPATENSSDATPRSFQVQPQKVEQPTQPNYTVKYRSFIDLQDFRCSRDSAQSPRPKEIVVTINMPLLKAVADASLEVQEGRLLLETKKPAYRLELPLAYPVAEDKGEAKFDKQRGKLTVTLPVLPSKEAFDYVFGPLETGVRDSERQEEKHKVEEDKWEHKVGAGQKSEEEEQRGFEEEGDTEEEDVKQQTCVEKDEEEEESSWEKGEEQMKGGQEVVAGVERVAGEKGGWGKQEREGENGEEEIGVEGALRKGRESVEEENLKEQKQENEKEVGKFNLQKRQQGEDKQMSKDNKLREDGCDGAAETKDSGAASCQCNTVDQCMDVSAEEENLCAASPLLEMQPVLITTEHSGCKGKEVEVTLNTEMTSDIEEPEKTKDTLHGNLKVEKDAAFLHHRSSEESQTVAASSAAANTQCQDSVKDGCLSQRTEESSKKLAPDDADKPDRGGPGNGVRLLSEELAEGSVKPGESVDEDDLPTEQILQNPEHNKWPPALLWEVDRDGNEKVISDHSTSAGFVFQNSLMYELD, translated from the exons ATGGAGGTTGGAGATAAGCTGAAAGAACTGAACATGTCAGTGGAGGAAATGGAAAGGTTGACAAAAGCTTTCAAAGACGAGAAGTTCAGGAAATTGTTGCGCGACTACGCCCAAGAATTAGCAGACCCCGAGAACAAGAAAAGGTATGAAGAAGAGATCAAACTTTTGGAGCAGGAGAGGGGGAACACGATTGAATTTGTCCACCCTGAACCATTTAAGGCTCTCAAGACGAGTGTGAACGGCAAACAGAAGTGTTTTATCAATATCTGCGCCAATGAAAAGGTCGGCAAGCCCGAAAATAAATGGGGGGTCTCGGAGGACGGCCGCAGGGGACAGTGCTGGTCTCTGCCTCACAGTCTTCACCCCGGGAGGCAAGACACAGATGCAAAGGGGAACAAGACTGTGGTCTATGATGTTATCTTCCACCCTGACACTCTTTACATTGCAAGCAAAAACACGAGATTCATGGATATGGTGGACAGCACAGCCATTCAGGGTATACAGAAAGCTTTTAAAGTGACTCTGGATAACAACAATGTGAGCCAGATGAGAACAAAATACAAAGGCATCCCGCAGCCTTGTGTCATCCGAAAACCCATACCTGGGTATAAAACCAAGGAGCTCTCAGAGGAGCCTGACCCTCTCGCATTTCCATACCCAGATGACAGAGGACCTACTGCATCCTTGCAAACCAAGCCTACTGAAACACCtgcaacagaaaacagcagtgaTGCTACACCCAGAAGCTTCCAGGTCCAGCCTCAGAAAGTTGAGCAGCCAACCCAGCCAAACTACACAGTAAAATATCGATCTTTTATTGATCTACAGGACTTCAGGTGTTCTAGAGACTCGGCCCAAAGCCCCAGGCCCAAAGAGATAGTTGTCACCATCAACATGCCACTCCTGAAGGCAGTCGCGGACGCCAGCCTTGAGGTACAAGAGGGAAGGCTGCTGCTGGAGACCAAGAAACCAGCCTACAGACTGGAACTGCCCTTAGCCTACCCTGTAGCCGAAGATAAAGGAGAGGCCAAGTTCGATAAACAGAGAGGAAAGCTTACCGTTACATTGCCTGTTCTTCCTTCTAAAGAAGCTTTTGATTATGTTTTTGGGCCTCTTGAGACTGGTGTTCGTGATAGTGAGAGGCAGGAGGAGAAACACAAGGTGGAAGAGGATAAATGGGAGCACAAGGTGGGGGCTGGCCAGaaaagtgaggaggaggagcaaaGAGGTTTTGAGGAGGAAGGAGACACTGAAGAGGAGGATGTGAAGCAGCAGACATGTGTGGAgaaagatgaagaagaggaagaaagcagttgggagaaaggagaggagcAGATGAAGGGAGGCCAGGAAGTTGTGGCGGGGGTGGAAAGGGTAGCGGGGGAGAAGGGAGGATGGGGGAAGCAGGAGAGGGAAGGGGAAAATGGTGAAGAAGAAATTGGAGTGGAGGGGGCATTAAGAAAAGGCAGAGAaagtgtggaggaggagaacTTAAAGGAGCAGAAGCAGGAGAATGAGAAAGAAGTTGGAAAATTTAACCTGCAGAAAAGGCAACAAGGTGAAGATAAACAGATGAGTAAAGATAACAAATTAAGGGAGGATGGATGTGACGGAGCAGCGGAGACAAAAGATTCTGGTGCAGCTAGCTGTCAGTGTAATACTGTTGACCAGTGCATGGATGTttctgcagaagaagaaaacttGTGTGCGGCGTCACCTTTATTAGAAATGCAGCCTGTTTTAATCACCACTGAACATTCAGGTTGCAAAGGAAAAGAGGTAGAAGTAACCCTGAACACTGAAATGACTTCAGACATCGAGGAGcctgaaaagacaaaagacacCCTACATGGAAACCTGAAG GTGGAAAAAGATGCTGCGTTTCTGCATCACAGATCCAGTGAGGAATCTCAGACTGTTGCTGCGTCTTCCGCAGCAGCCAACACTCAATGCCAGGACAGTGTAAAGGACGGCTGCCTTTCCCAGAGGACTGAGGAGTCCAGCAAGAAGCTCGCACCAGATGATGCGGACAAGCCAGACAGAGGAGGTCCAGGCAACGGGGTCCGCCTCCTCTCTGAGGAGCTCGCCGAGGGGTCAGTAAAGCCGGGGGAGAGCGTAGACGAAGACGACCTGCCGACAGAGCAAATCCTCCAAAACCCAGAGCACAACAAGTGGCCGCCTGCGTTGCTGTGGGAAGTTGATAGAGATGGAAATGAAAAGGTCATCAGCGATCATTCCACATCTGCCGGGTTCGTCTTCCAAAACTCCCTGATGTACGAGCTGGACTAA
- the lrr1 gene encoding leucine-rich repeat protein 1, with translation MKLQCEVEVVNRMLPTFGMKSRGKGARAVLSIGKHLDKTSQRSNIYMMICTAKDRAGSKYKLKGNIEKFFTWFVEDGKATVRLKEPAVDICLSKADANSLKNFLSAARLADRGSDTSSLPLSTLTPVRARDVEQPKKKLTIVSKKDYPLTSSFPYSLEQLQVSYCKLSRVDMRMLSLKALRKLDLSNNHIKKLPATIGDLGCLSELILHNNHLEAFSEALCLSTLQRTLQLLDLSQNRLQSLPAQFCQLRELVNLKLDDNELVCLPFHVGRLSKLRFLSAAHNQLAMLPSDFRKLSLENLDLFGNPFIQPNPLDHKMKLTFPLPLQEMASRAVANLRIPYGPHVIPAHLCRDLEVAKTCDCGRVCISFYIKTAVSMNLHQVSHTVVLVDDMGGTDAPVQQHFCSLSCYSEFLDNSLQRGIR, from the exons ATGAAGCTGCAGTGTGAGGTCGAGGTGGTGAACCGGATGCTCCCCACGTTTGGGATGAAAAGTCGAGGGAAGGGGGCGAGAGCGGTGCTGTCCATCGGGAAGCATTTGGACAAGACGAGCCAGCGCAGCAACATTTACATGATGATCTGCACAGCTAAAGACCGAGCAGGCTCCAAGTACAag CTAAAAGGCAACATAGAAAAGTTCTTCACTTGGTTTGTGGAGGACGGCAAGGCCACTGTGAGATTAAAGGAGCCAGCTGTTGACATTTGTTTGAGCAAG GCTGACGCCAACAGCTTAAAGAACTTCCTCTCGGCCGCTCGTTTGGCAGACAGAGGAAGTGACACGAGCAgcctccctctctccactcTCACTCCTGTTCGCGCCAGAGACGTCGAGCAACCCAAGAAGAAGCTCACCATCGTCTCCAAGAAGGACTACCCCCTCACCTCCAGCTTCCCCTACTCTCTGGAGCAGCTGCAGGTCTCGTACTGCAAACTGTCACGGGTTGACATGCGGATGCTCTCCCTTAAAG CTCTCCGCAAGCTCGACCTCAGCAACAACCACATCAAGAAGCTCCCTGCCACCATTGGTGACCTCGGCTGCCTCTCTGAGCTCATCCTCCACAACAACCACCTGGAAGCATTCAGCGAGGCTCTCTGCTTGTCCACCCTGCAGCGGACCCTCCAACTCCTTGACCTCAGCCAGAATCGACTGCAGTCCCTGCCCGCTCAGTTCTGTCAGCTCCGAGAGCTAGTGAACCTCAAACTGGATGACAATGAGCTTGTCTGTTTGCCGTTCCATGTCGGCCGACTCTCGAAGCTGAGGTTCCTGTCAGCGGCACATAACCAGCTGGCCATGTTGCCCAGTGACTTCCGGAAGCTGAGTCTGGAGAACCTGGACTTGTTTGGAAATCCGTTTATCCAGCCTAACCCTCTGGACCACAAAATGAAGCTTACATTCCCCCTCCCACTTCAAGAGATGGCTTCCAGAGCTGTGGCCAACCTCAG GATACCTTACGGACCTCACGTCATCCCTGCCCACTTGTGTCGGGACCTCGAAGTAGCCAAGACCTGCGACTGCGGCCGCGTCTGCATCAGTTTCTACATCAAGACAGCGGTCAGCATGAACCTGCACCAAGTCTCTCACACAGTGGTCCTGGTGGACGACATGGGAGGCACAGATGCTCCTGTGCAGCAGCACTTCTGCTCCCTCTCCTGCTACTCTGAATTTTTAGACAACTCCCTCCAGAGAGGCATCAGATGA
- the si:dkey-13p1.4 gene encoding transmembrane protein 151B, with product MLSSDLDSAEDTAVRAPNDAEREEQEEEEEEDEEEDSPTESDVPEEQRPVKQSLGACVCRESHWRCLLLSLLMYCCLGAVAWCQLTRVTKISFNSALTSSFTASITSSLRGASGVGAGGHSMIYHDSPCSDGYIYIPLAFLLMLYVLYMAECWHCRARSQLQCKADVDSVYERVLRMRQAQPCIWWKAISYHFVRRTRQVTRYRNGDAYTTTQVYHERVNTHVAEGEFDYSHCGMKDVSRDLRGLEGHPATRLRFTKCFSFTEAGPENDYLNQRARFFSEIEGLDDYMEAREGMQLKNVDFRENLIAYVDPDRMPWYTSQVAFWLAALLMLSWPLRVLIEYRTAYVHYRIEKLFGLEYSHSSPSPLDDRPLGTHTGCVIPRVNTLDSTEMEWHIRCNRQLIPSYSEAMLINMSTADSNSLQDTECTSSSHCFLLDSSQTAQSYGALQSQGGSEQRSPAAGDDGGGGGGRRVVTSSSCSSIFSCRGTLFHSHLSPDTSRFSLCRMYGSHRTVALFRSRSSNLTDPCCVDEQCCRSASSQLALSESPPTYTDARFFPVLIVHRSEGCGGEDGREVRRYYIRRGSSCVETAL from the exons ATGCTCTCCTCCGATCTGGACTCTGCCGAGGACACGGCGGTCAGGGCTCCCAATGATgctgagagagaggagcaggaggaagaggaggaggaggacgaggaggaggactcACCTACTGAGAGTGATGTGCCAGAGGAG cagcGTCCAGTGAAGCAGTCCCTGGGTGCTTGTGTGTGCCGGGAGTCCCATTGGCGCTgcctgctgctctctctgctcATGTACTGCTGCCTGGGTGCGGTGGCCTGGTGCCAGCTGACCCGGGTCACCAAGATCAGCTTTAACTCGgctctcacctcctccttcaCAGCCTCCATCACCTCTTCCTTGCGGGGGGCCTCCGGAGTGGGCGCCGGAGGACACTCAATGATCTACCACGACAGCCCCTGCTCCGACGGCTACATCTACATCCCCCTGGCCTTCCTGCTCATGCTCTACGTCTTATACATGGCGGAGTGCTGGCACTGCAGAGCCAGGAGCCAACTGCAGTGCAAAGCAGACGTGGACAGTGTATATGAGCGCGTGCTGAGGATGCGACAGGCCCAGCCGTGCATATGGTGGAAGGCCATCAGCTACCACTTTGTCCGACGGACCCGGCAAGTCACTCGGTACCGCAACGGGGATGCCTACACCACCACGCAGGTGTACCACGAGAGAGTGAACACCCACGTGGCTGAGGGGGAGTTTGACTACAGCCACTGCGGGATGAAAGACGTGTCACGTGACCTCAGAGGCTTGGAGGGGCATCCTGCAACTCGCCTGCGCTTCACCAAATGTTTCAGCTTCACCGAGGCCGGCCCAGAAAATGACTACCTCAACCAGAGAGCCAGGTTCTTCTCTGAGATCGAGGGTTTGGACGATTACATGGAGGCCAGGGAGGGGATGCAGCTGAAGAATGTGGACTTTAGAGAAAACCTAATAGCCTATGTAGACCCAGATAGGATGCCTTGGTACACTTCCCAGGTGGCCTTCTGGCTGGCAGCTCTGCTGATGTTGTCCTGGCCTCTGAGAGTGCTGATTGAGTACCGCACTGCTTATGTGCATTACCGCATAGAGAAACTATTTGGTTTAGAGTACAGCCACAGCAGCCCCTCACCTCTAGACGACAGGCCTCTGGGGACTCACACTGGTTGTGTTATTCCAAGAGTAAACACACTGGACAGCACTGAGATGGAGTGGCACATACGCTGTAACCGCCAGCTGATTCCCAGCTACTCCGAGGCCATGCTGATCAACATGAGCACAGCGGACTCTAACTCATTACAAGACACTGAATGCACCTCGTCCTCACACTGCTTCCTCCTGGACAGCAGCCAGACTGCTCAGAGCTACGGTGCTCTCCAAAGCCAGGGCGGCAGCGAGCAGCGCAGCCCCGCAGCAGGagatgatggaggaggaggaggcgggagGAGGGTCGTCACCAGCTCCAGCTGCTCTTCCATCTTCTCCTGCCGCGGGACGCTGTTCCACTCCCACCTCTCACCGGACACGTCCCGCTTCTCTCTCTGCCGCATGTACGGCTCCCACCGCACCGTGGCGCTGTTTAGGAGCCGCAGCAGCAACCTGACGGACCCCTGCTGCGTGGACGAGCAGTGCTGCCGCTCCGCCTCCAGCCAGCTGGCGCTCAGTGAGAGTCCACCGACTTACACGGACGCCCGGTTCTTCCCAGTGCTCATCGTGCATCGGTCTGAGGGCTGTGGTGGCGAGGACGGGAGGGAAGTGAGGCGTTATTATATACGGAGAGGGTCCTCCTGTGTGGAGACAGCTCTGTGA